A stretch of Mesorhizobium sp. M2A.F.Ca.ET.046.03.2.1 DNA encodes these proteins:
- a CDS encoding ATP-binding protein, which translates to MDVFDSGPRLGSPYGDPTRQAVDALRGYGYQLYASGLAWVGLADGELLHLEVAEDYSVITRQALAGTQVKDTAASGKITLQSADVRSAIDNFVDMVARNHTRVVSLHYLTTAEIGLERRKDQRVDNRSALHYWRQAAAGADVAPLRNLLEALDLKPATKAYVLARNDELLRSDLLARIHWHCGASSFEELREELESGLIEFAASARRLSSQVAKNLLPAMVERLLQTATSKSSRQLRRADLLSLVDSVSMVSVPVDQLAAAFSGSGGAFTRTSLLVSTSELPLPALVAPRKELVAKVDAVRCRTGIAIATAATGVGKTLVARLAASATNGHWVIVDFRDLGPGETASRLSVALGELASRPPVHVILDDLNEIDHPAVRDAFLRLMTSLRRRDATAIVTTYRAPTPATQHLLSPQESPVVEVPYFSDGEVSALVSSIGGDLKYADPVYRAASLGHPQLTMAILLHLSAATWSRASVAALLGGGLQAEMGAERRAMRQRLVAAIPVDAQSLFFRTSLIGGTFNRGLAMTLGEVAPPVSRTGLALDRLVGAWIEPMYGDRLRVSPLLEGAGLEVFAPGECRAIHRCIADVLISSRTLSVIDAGTAMRHALKSEEAALVVAFADSVIRCNAETLELVAPFLGELGSFQTDIPIFPANLFASVMMRFAQLLSLLPYGSVARAQQCWEALERERVDIKGQVLFEGSILSKLLVQERAGALFPSWIELLLRFDRLAETDVRLAEISRGFQSQSGGNPHVTGVLFASQMRNITTVAAFRALLERLDQEPAALRERLFSSFQPGRGDLSILVTHPWLKESRAEGFDWEAAAGQYSACADIAIRWKNPALAIRCSIAQSICLDESGDDAERAFACLSDAERRFGFDIALVRARAKIHWRRRDHSAALPLLATAARAGGQDAIERAYIAREAGISAAELGNWAEAEHWFEKAQTEASDLKLPSVRAMAIGLLADTAHAAFCDGRADVAVVKLREALAQLPTINPDGTLAEVYCHRVIRHAVLWVFNELTHSVPAEVQDIRYAPGCASNLDPPESIRSHPLGDIDFAYYMLADADEALTRPTGFHLEFRRALLKGPILSSEISRIISAGRKAIVSHDATDFVPLLRHHAAMAAILAAGGGRDHGQQLQNPERGLVPLAVIDNDADPELLRGGEDMLLSFAIAAALAGSFDAVDTVIQAGLGSPEIACLHPLLERMAGRLNTISTDRQGAALAVDSLRRDATGEPVLFWWAGAWMLFHVRASKLRSGVAEPLVSWIFDKWSYLAGEGRFRLAAPNVNVPPIEVILSACDRSLANAARLLLAAVPAASIRIRADVRENLELLANGDH; encoded by the coding sequence ATGGACGTTTTTGACTCCGGACCGCGTCTCGGCTCACCTTATGGCGATCCCACTCGCCAAGCCGTCGATGCATTGCGTGGCTATGGGTACCAGCTCTATGCGTCAGGCCTTGCTTGGGTAGGCTTGGCCGACGGGGAACTCCTTCATCTTGAGGTCGCGGAGGATTATTCCGTCATCACACGTCAGGCCTTGGCCGGCACCCAAGTCAAGGACACCGCGGCTAGCGGCAAGATAACTTTGCAGTCAGCGGATGTGCGCTCGGCAATCGACAATTTTGTCGACATGGTCGCGCGCAATCATACACGTGTTGTTTCCCTCCATTATCTGACCACCGCTGAGATCGGCCTCGAGCGCCGCAAAGATCAGCGCGTCGACAACCGATCTGCACTGCACTACTGGCGTCAAGCTGCCGCCGGTGCCGACGTTGCGCCGTTGCGCAATCTGCTCGAGGCTCTCGATTTGAAACCCGCGACCAAGGCTTATGTCTTGGCGCGAAATGACGAGCTTTTGCGATCAGACCTGCTCGCTCGGATCCACTGGCATTGCGGTGCATCAAGCTTCGAGGAACTTCGAGAGGAACTCGAATCGGGCCTCATTGAATTTGCCGCCTCGGCGCGCCGCTTATCGAGCCAGGTGGCTAAAAACCTCTTGCCGGCAATGGTCGAGCGGCTTTTGCAGACTGCAACGTCCAAAAGTTCTCGCCAATTGCGCCGTGCCGATCTGCTTAGCCTGGTTGACAGCGTATCTATGGTGTCAGTGCCAGTGGATCAACTGGCTGCCGCCTTCAGCGGATCAGGTGGCGCCTTCACACGTACCTCCTTGCTGGTTTCGACGAGCGAGCTGCCTTTGCCCGCCCTTGTCGCGCCACGCAAAGAATTGGTGGCGAAAGTTGATGCAGTTCGTTGCAGGACGGGCATCGCAATTGCCACTGCGGCGACAGGCGTTGGAAAAACACTTGTGGCCAGGCTTGCCGCCTCAGCGACCAACGGCCATTGGGTTATCGTCGATTTTCGCGACCTTGGCCCCGGGGAGACGGCCTCTCGGCTCTCTGTCGCCTTGGGTGAGTTGGCGTCGCGCCCGCCGGTGCATGTCATTCTGGATGATTTGAATGAGATCGATCATCCGGCCGTGCGCGACGCTTTTCTTCGCCTGATGACAAGCCTGCGCCGTCGCGATGCGACCGCGATAGTGACGACGTATCGAGCGCCGACGCCAGCGACGCAGCACCTACTATCCCCGCAAGAATCGCCTGTTGTTGAGGTCCCCTATTTTAGCGACGGTGAGGTGTCAGCCTTGGTCAGCTCGATTGGCGGAGACCTCAAGTATGCTGATCCCGTTTATCGTGCGGCATCTCTGGGCCACCCGCAGTTGACGATGGCAATCCTTCTGCACCTGTCGGCGGCGACTTGGTCTCGAGCATCTGTGGCGGCTCTGCTTGGTGGGGGTCTCCAAGCCGAAATGGGTGCAGAACGACGCGCGATGCGGCAGCGGCTCGTCGCGGCGATTCCGGTCGATGCGCAATCGCTGTTCTTTCGAACCAGCCTGATTGGCGGCACATTCAATCGTGGACTGGCTATGACACTTGGTGAAGTCGCCCCACCCGTTAGCCGTACAGGTCTGGCACTTGATCGGCTCGTCGGCGCCTGGATCGAGCCAATGTATGGAGACCGACTTCGCGTATCGCCATTGCTTGAAGGGGCAGGATTGGAGGTGTTCGCTCCGGGAGAATGCCGGGCCATTCATCGGTGCATCGCCGACGTCTTGATCAGCAGCAGAACTCTTTCAGTAATTGATGCCGGCACAGCCATGCGCCATGCACTAAAAAGCGAAGAGGCAGCGCTCGTTGTCGCCTTCGCTGATAGCGTGATCCGTTGCAACGCTGAAACGCTCGAGCTTGTCGCTCCCTTTCTCGGCGAACTTGGTTCGTTTCAGACGGATATCCCGATATTCCCCGCCAATCTCTTCGCATCCGTGATGATGCGGTTTGCGCAGCTACTGTCCCTGCTGCCTTACGGATCGGTCGCACGCGCACAGCAATGCTGGGAGGCGCTTGAACGCGAGCGAGTTGATATCAAGGGACAAGTTTTGTTCGAAGGCTCGATACTATCAAAGCTGTTGGTGCAAGAGCGTGCCGGTGCGCTGTTTCCCTCCTGGATCGAGCTTCTATTGCGCTTCGACCGTTTGGCTGAGACCGATGTCCGCTTGGCCGAGATCAGCCGAGGCTTCCAATCTCAGAGCGGCGGGAACCCTCACGTGACCGGCGTCCTGTTTGCCAGCCAGATGCGCAACATAACGACTGTTGCAGCTTTCCGTGCATTGCTTGAGCGGCTGGATCAAGAGCCCGCCGCACTTCGGGAACGGCTTTTTTCGTCCTTTCAGCCCGGTCGCGGCGATCTGTCGATCCTGGTCACGCATCCATGGCTGAAGGAGTCGCGTGCGGAAGGTTTCGATTGGGAAGCGGCGGCCGGCCAGTACAGCGCCTGCGCGGATATCGCGATACGATGGAAGAATCCCGCGCTCGCGATCCGATGCTCGATAGCCCAGTCGATCTGTCTCGATGAAAGCGGCGATGACGCGGAGCGAGCCTTTGCTTGTCTTTCGGACGCGGAGAGGCGGTTTGGGTTCGACATTGCGCTGGTGCGTGCGCGCGCGAAGATCCATTGGCGGCGGCGCGATCATTCCGCAGCGCTGCCCTTGCTCGCCACTGCCGCGCGCGCGGGCGGCCAAGACGCGATCGAGCGCGCCTATATAGCCAGGGAGGCAGGCATCAGCGCCGCTGAATTAGGCAACTGGGCCGAGGCAGAGCACTGGTTTGAAAAGGCACAGACCGAGGCCTCGGACCTGAAGCTACCATCGGTCCGCGCGATGGCGATCGGCTTGCTCGCCGATACTGCGCATGCAGCGTTTTGCGACGGGCGTGCTGACGTTGCCGTTGTGAAATTACGCGAGGCACTGGCGCAATTGCCGACGATAAACCCCGATGGAACGCTCGCTGAAGTCTATTGCCATCGTGTCATAAGGCACGCGGTTTTGTGGGTGTTCAATGAACTGACCCATAGCGTGCCGGCGGAAGTTCAAGACATTCGCTACGCTCCTGGATGCGCCAGCAACCTAGACCCGCCGGAATCAATCCGGTCACATCCGCTGGGCGATATTGATTTTGCTTACTACATGCTTGCTGACGCCGACGAGGCTTTGACTCGGCCGACAGGATTCCACCTGGAATTTCGGCGAGCTCTGCTCAAGGGACCGATTCTTTCGTCGGAAATTTCTCGGATTATTTCGGCCGGTCGCAAGGCTATCGTCAGTCACGACGCGACTGACTTTGTGCCGCTGCTGCGTCATCACGCGGCGATGGCCGCAATACTGGCGGCTGGCGGCGGACGCGACCATGGTCAGCAGTTGCAAAATCCCGAGCGTGGTCTGGTCCCCCTCGCGGTCATAGACAACGACGCGGATCCGGAGCTCTTGCGTGGAGGTGAGGATATGCTGCTAAGTTTCGCGATCGCAGCGGCGCTTGCGGGCTCGTTCGACGCAGTAGACACCGTCATTCAAGCCGGCTTGGGTTCACCGGAAATTGCTTGCTTGCACCCCCTTCTTGAGCGAATGGCTGGCAGGCTGAATACAATCAGCACGGATCGCCAGGGGGCCGCACTGGCCGTTGATTCGCTTCGGCGGGACGCGACTGGTGAGCCCGTTCTCTTTTGGTGGGCGGGCGCATGGATGCTTTTTCATGTCCGCGCCTCCAAGCTCCGAAGCGGAGTGGCCGAGCCGCTGGTTTCCTGGATCTTCGATAAGTGGTCTTATCTTGCAGGGGAGGGTCGCTTCCGGCTGGCGGCACCTAACGTCAATGTGCCGCCGATCGAGGTAATCCTCTCGGCTTGCGATCGCTCATTGGCGAATGCCGCGCGCCTCCTTCTTGCGGCTGTGCCGGCTGCGTCGATTCGCATTCGGGCCGACGTGCGGGAGAATCTGGAATTGCTGGCAAATGGTGACCACTGA